A single region of the Brachypodium distachyon strain Bd21 chromosome 3, Brachypodium_distachyon_v3.0, whole genome shotgun sequence genome encodes:
- the LOC100841440 gene encoding alpha-glucan water dikinase, chloroplastic, whose protein sequence is MQLLNKHASSSHIINKETGAANPRSPTVLDLFLKSFQEKHGCQVLCKKLFKLGDKEILALMSDLQGSIKVHLATDHMEPLILHWALAKKAGEWKAPPPGTQPPGSTVLEMACESSFSDAELDGLHYQVLEIQLDDDAYKGMPFVLRCNETWIKNNNSDFYLDFSRKIAKSTEGTSDGSKGTAKGLLETIADLEEDAQRSLMHRFNIAADLVEQAKDAGHLGLAGLLVWMRFMATRQLVWNKNYNVKPREISQAQDRFTNNLQSLYKTYPQYREMLRMIMSAVGRGGQGDVGQRIRDEILVIQRNNNCMGGMMEEWHQKLHNNTSPDDVVICQALIDYMNSDLDIKVYWDTLNKNGITKERLLSYDHPIHSEPNLKNEQKEGLLHDLANYMRSLKAVHSGADLESAIGTCTGYTAESQGFMVGVEVNPVKGLPSGFPELLKFVLNHIEDQSVESLVEGLLEARAELRPLLLGSTDRLKDLIFLDIALDSTVRTAVERSYERLNNAAPEKIMYFISLVVENLALSTDDNENLLCCLKGWNHALQMSKQSDNQWALYAKAFLDRTRLALATKGEEYHEILQPSAEYLGSLLGIEKWTVDIFTEEIIRSGSAASLSLLLNRLDPVLRNVANLGSWQIISPVEVAGYVVVVDELLTVQHQSYDKPTVLVVKSVKGEEEIPDGAVAVLTPDMPDVLSHVSVRARNSKVLFATCFEPEILSQLRKNEGKVLSLKPAAGDISYREIAESELLDSSSPNTPDDQSAPSLSLAKKQFLGKYAISADEFSDEMVGAKSRNIAYINGKVPSWVSVPTSVALPFGTFETVLSDKINKEVAQQVQILEDKLNQGDFSALNETRNVILNLTAPPNLVKELKEKMQGSGMPWPGDEGEQRWEQAWMAIKKVWASKWNERAYLSTRKVKLDHAYLSMSVLVQEVVSADYAFVIHTTNPSSGECSEIYAEVVKGLGETLVGAFPGRAMSFVCKKDNLNSPKILGYPSKPIGLFIKKSIIFRSDSNGEDLEGYAGAGLYDSVPMDKEEEVVLDYTTDPLITDCKFRNSILSSIARTGYDIEELYGSPQDIEGVVKDGKIYVVQTRPQM, encoded by the exons ATGCAGCTCCTCAACAAACATGCATCATCTAGTCATATAATAAATAAGGAAACAGGAGCTGCTAATCCAAGGAGTCCAACTGTTCTTGATCTTTTCCTAAAGTCTTTCCAGGAGAAACATGGTTGCCAAGTCCTCTGCAAAAAGCTTTTCAAACTGGGCGACAAGGAGATCCTG GCACTGATGTCAGATCTACAAGGTAGCATCAAAGTTCACTTGGCCACTGATCATATGGAGCCCCTTATTCTTCATTGGGCACTGGCAAAGAAGGCTGGAGAGTGGAAG GCACCTCCTCCAGGAACACAGCCTCCTGGTTCAACAGTGCTTGAAATGGCATGTGAGAGTTCATTCTCTGATGCTGAATTAGATGGTTTGCATTACCAG GTTTTGGAGATACAGCTTGATGATGATGCCTATAAGGGGATGCCCTTTGTTCTCCGGTGCAACGAAACAtggataaaaaataataactCGGATTTTTACCTTGATTTTAGCAGGAAAATTGCCAAGAGTACAGAG GGTACTAGTGATGGAAGTAAAGGGACTGCAAAGGGTTTGCTGGAAACAATAGCCGATCTAGAGGAGGATGCCCAAAGATCTCTTATGCATAG ATTCAATATAGCAGCTGACCTAGTTGAACAAGCAAAAGATGCTGGACATTTGGGTCTTGCTGGACTACTTGTTTGGATGAGATTCATGGCTACCAGGCAActtgtttggaacaagaaCTATAATGTGAAGCCACG TGAGATTAGCCAAGCACAAGATAGGTTTACAAACAATCTTCAAAGTCTGTATAAAACATACCCACAATACAGAGAGATGCTAAGAATGATAATGTCAGCAGTTGGCCGTGGAGGTCAAGGTGATGTTGGTCAACGTATTCGTGATGAGATTTTAGTAATACAG AGAAACAATAATTGCATGGGTGGAATGATGGAAGAATGGCATCAAAAGCTACACAATAATACAAGCCCAGATGATGTGGTGATTTGCCAA GCACTGATCGACTATATGAACAGTGACCTTGACATCAAAGTTTACTGGGATACTTTAAATAAAAATGGCATAACAAAGGAACGACTCTTAAGCTATGACCACCCCATTCACTCAGAACCAAATTTAAAGAATGAGCAGAAGGAGGGTCTACTACATGACTTGGCAAACTACATGAGAAGCCTCAAG GCTGTTCACTCTGGTGCTGATCTAGAATCCGCCATAGGAACCTGTACAGGGTACACGGCAGAG AGTCAAGGTTTCATGGTTGGTGTTGAAGTGAATCCTGTGAAGGGGTTGCCCTCTGGATTCCCT GAATTGCTTAAATTTGTTCTAAACCATATTGAGGATCAATCAGTGGAATCACTTGTTGAG GGTTTATTGGAGGCAAGAGCTGAACTTCGCCCATTACTCCTTGGCTCAACGGACCGATTGAAGGATCTCATATTTTTGGACATAGCTCTTGATTCTACTGTTAGGACGGCGGTTGAAAGGTCATATGAAAGACTGAACAATGCAGCACCCGAG AAAATCATGTACTTCATCAGTCTAGTTGTTGAAAATCTTGCATTGTCCACTGATGACAACGAGAATCTCCTATGCTGCTTAAAG GGATGGAACCATGCACTTCAAATGTCTAAGCAATCTGATAATCAATGGGCATTGTATGCAAAAGCATTTCTAGACAGAACTAGACTTGCACTTGCAACCAAGGGAGAGGAATACCATGAAATTCTTCAGCCTTCAGCAGAATACCTTGGTTCATTACTTGGAATTGAAAAATGGACA GTTGACATATTTACAGAGGAAATTATCCGTAGTGGATCAGCCGCTTCGCTTTCTCTACTCCTGAATCGTCTTGATCCTGTTCTTAGGAATGTCGCCAACCTAGGAAG TTGGCAGATCATAAGTCCAGTTGAAGTAGCAGGTTATGTGGTCGTTGTAGACGAATTGCTCACTGTTCAACACCAATCTTATGACAAACCCACAGTTTTGGTGGTAAAATCTGTcaagggagaggaggaaaTACCTGATGGTGCGGTTGCAGTCCTTACACCAGATATGCCAGATGTCTTGTCCCATGTCTCAGTTCGAGCAAGGAATAGCAAG GTATTGTTTGCAACATGCTTTGAACCAGAGATATTATCTCAACTTCGAAAAAATGAAGGAAAAGTACTTTCACTAAAGCCAGCTGCTGGAGATATAAGCTACAG AGAGATCGCAGAGAGCGAACTTCTAGATTCAAGTTCCCCAAATACACCAGATGACCAATCAGCACCATCTCTGTCACTAGCAAAGAAGCAGTTCCTTGGAAAATATGCAATATCTGCTGACGAATTCTCTGATGAAATG GTTGGAGCTAAATCTCGAAATATAGCATACATCAACGGAAAGGTACCATCATGGGTCAGTGTCCCAACTTCAGTCGCACTCCCATTTGGAACCTTTGAAACAGTTTTGTCTGATAAGATAAACAAG GAAGTAGCACAACAGGTACAGATCCTAGAGGACAAGCTCAATCAAGGAGACTTTAGTGCGCTTAATGAAACCCGAAATGTTATTTTAAATTTGACAGCTCCTCCTAATCTG GTGAAGGAGCTCAAGGAGAAGATGCAAGGTAGTGGAATGCCCTGgcctggagatgaaggtgAACAACGTTGGGAGCAAGCATGGATGGCAATTAAAAAG GTGTGGGCCTCAAAATGGAATGAAAGAGCATACTTGAGCACTCGCAAAGTGAAGCTTGATCATGCCTACCTTTCCATGTCTGTTCTTGTGCAAGAAGTTGTTAGTGCAGACTATGCCTTCGTGATACATACTACCAACCCATCATCTGGGGAGTGTTCAGAGATCTATGCTGAAGTTGTTAAAGGGCTTGGGGAGACCCTTGTGGGAGCCTTTCCTGGTCGAGCTATGAGCTTTGTATGCAAGAAGGATAATCTTAACTCTCCAAAG ATATTGGGTTACCCAAGCAAGCCAATTGGCCTCTTCATAAAGAAATCAATCATCTTCCGTTCTGACTCAAATGGTGAAGACTTGGAAGGCTATGCTGGGGCTGGACTCTATGACAG TGTGCCAATggacaaagaagaagaagtggtTCTTGACTACACCACTGATCCCCTCATCACAGATTGCAAATTCCGTAACTCAATCCTCTCAAGCattgctcgtactggttatgaTATTGAGGAGCTCTATGGATCTCCACAGGACATTGAAGGAGTGGTGAAGGATGGGAAGATATATGTTGTCCAGACAAGACCACAAATGTGA